In a genomic window of Vigna angularis cultivar LongXiaoDou No.4 chromosome 6, ASM1680809v1, whole genome shotgun sequence:
- the LOC108342150 gene encoding chaperone protein dnaJ 11, chloroplastic, whose product MDVLTIASTLTISKPFQTLSLPKIHHAPPPPPTRFSVSCRATKQQLRGVEDNLYKILSLSPNSATTDDIKKAHRSMARQYHPDVCHDSSRKEELTRMFVQLNAAYTTLSNPRLRAEYDYELGLRSRMGIGDESWRMRWVEQLAELKRRSHKRMQRNRGSWSTRVRAQTVNSN is encoded by the coding sequence ATGGATGTTCTAACAATAGCCTCAACTCTCACCATTTCCAAACCCTTTCAAACGCTTTCACTCCCAAAGATACACCACGCACCACCTCCTCCTCCCACGCGCTTCTCGGTTTCATGCAGAGCCACGAAGCAGCAGCTTCGAGGTGTGGAAGACAACCTGTACAAGATTCTAAGTTTGAGTCCCAACAGCGCCACCACCGACGACATAAAGAAAGCGCACAGATCAATGGCTCGTCAGTACCACCCCGATGTGTGCCATGATAGTTCCAGGAAAGAGGAGTTGACGAGGATGTTTGTGCAACTGAACGCGGCTTACACCACCTTGTCCAATCCAAGGCTTCGAGCAGAGTATGACTACGAACTGGGTTTGAGAAGCAGAATGGGCATTGGTGACGAGAGTTGGAGAATGAGATGGGTGGAACAACTCGCCGAGTTGAAGAGAAGATCTCACAAGCGTATGCAACGAAATCGTGGATCGTGGAGCACCAGAGTCAGAGCACAAACCGTGAACTCAAATTAG